ATCAATAATTATTATCCTAACGGGTTTGGTTTTGCGGTGCGCTGTGGATTAGAAAATTTTAGCGGTGATGCAGTGGCAGTAGTAATGGCAGATAATTCCGACTCTCCCGATAACATGGTGGACTATTATTATAAACTCCAAGAAGGCTACGATTGCGTTTTTGGTTCTCGTTTTATCAAAGGAGGAAAAGTTGTTGATTATCCCATACACAAGTTATTCGTTAATCGTTTGGCCAATCTATTCATTCAAGTTTTATTTGGGCTAAAATTTAATGATACCACTAATGCCTTTAAAATCTATCGGAAGGAGGTTATCGAAGGAATATCACCTCTACTGTCTCACCATTTTAACTTAACAGTAGAGATGCCCTTAAAAGCAATCGTGCGAGGATATTCCTACACGACAATTCCCATCACTTGGCGCAATCGTACCACGGGGATTTCCAAGTTAAAACTCAAGGAAATGGGTAGTCGTTATTTATTTATAGTTCTCTCTATCTGGTTAGAAAAATACCTTTCTAGAGGCGACTATAAGCGCAAACCTGTCCAAAAAATCAGATAAAAGTAACCAATAAATTCAGAGGTTAAAACCATGTTAGACGAGCAAGTAACCCGACAAATGGAATACTTAAAGAGACTTTACGAAAGTCGCTTTAATCCTCAAGAAAGAAAAGCAAAATTAGCTCTTTGGAAAGTTTTGGTTAATAATTTTTTACAAAATTATGTTACTGTCAATGATACAGTTTTAGATATTGGTGGAGGTTACTGTGAATTTATTAATCAAATTCGTTCTAAAAATAAATACTTAATCGATCTTAATCCTGATGCAAAAGTTTTTGCTAATCCTGATGTAACGGTATTGAATCTCAATATTCTCAGTATTAATGAGCAGCAAAAACTTGATATAAGATTTGATAAAATTTTTATCTCCAACTTTTTCGAGCATTTAAATAGTGCGGAAGAATTAATCGAAGTTTTGGGATTTTGTTATGACATTTTAACACCGGGCGGATCACTTCTAGTGATTCAACCTAATTTTAAGTATTCTTATAAAGAATACTATGATTTTATTGATCATAAACTACCAATAACTCACCTTTCTTTAAAGGAGTTATTGGAAACAATTGGTTTTAGAATCGATACTTTAATTCCTCGTTTTCTACCATTTTCTACGAAAGGAAGACCCGCTTCACCCACCTTACTCAAAATTTATTTAAAATTTCCTATTTTCTGGAATTTCTTGGGTGGGCAGCTATTTGTCAAAGCCACTAAACCTAGATAATTACTGACAATACAGTGATTCAAAGTAACCTACAAATACTAATCAAGATTGTACAATTATGACTAGGCAAGTGTTAATTACTGGTGGTGCGGGTTTTGTGGGTAGTTCTTTAGGTTTAGGATTAGCCCAACTCTATCCCGACTGGAAAATTATCGCTTTAGATAACTTAAAACGTCGCGGTTCCGAGTTAAATATTCCCCGTCTCAAACAGGCGGGAATTGAGTTTGTTCATGGAGATGTCAGAAATGCGGAAGACTTAGAAGCATCCGCTTTGCCAGTGGATTTAATCCTAGAATGTTCGGCAGAACCTTCCGTTTTAGCTGGTTATACTTCTCCTGGCTACGTTTTGCAGACTAACTTAATTGGAACGATTAACTGTTTAGAATTAGCTAGACAAACCCAAGCAGATTTTATTTTTCTCTCCACCAGCCGAGTTTATCCCATCACCTATCTTAATCAATTAAACTATACAGAAACAGATACTCGTTTTCAGTTATCTGAACAGCAAGATTTACCCGGGGTTTCTGCTTTTGGTATCAGTGAACAATTTCCCTTAGATTTGCCCCGTTCTCTCTACGGTTCCACTAAGTTAGCATCGGAATTGATTATTAATGAATATGGGGATGCCTACGGATTAAGAACTTTAATTAATCGCTGTGGAGTTTTAACTGGTCCCTGGCAGATGGGAAAAGTTGATCAGGGAGTTTTTGCCCTTTGGGTGGCTAATCATTACTTTCAGAAGTCCTTAAAATATATCGGTTATGGGGGTACAGGGAAACAGGTTAGAGATTTTCTTCATGTAGCTGATTTACTCGATTTAATCGATATTCAGATTGCTAATTTAGAACAATTCAAAGGGCAGACTTTTAATGTGGGGGGTGGGCAAGATTTTTCCTTGTCCCTTTATGAAACTACAAAACTATGTCAAGAAATCACGGGCAATAGTATAATGATTGAGGCAGTTCCCGAAAATCGCACCGGAGATATGCCAATTTTTATCACTGATTCCCGCAAAATCAGTTCTATAACTGGATGGCAACCCCAGCGAGACGGTAGAAAATTAATCCAAGATATTTTTGATTGGATTTACACCCATGAAAAGGAATTAAAAGGTATTTTCTAGTTGCTTTCTGGTTAATATCTCTGGAAAATGGAGAATAGGGAACTCGAATCCCTGACCTCTGCGGTGCGATCGCAGCGCTCTACCAACTGAGCTAATTCCCCATATATGGGCCATAATAGCATTTTTGAGCAGAAAATCCTAGGAACTGGCAAGGGATCGAGGGGCAAAAAATCGGGCGGCTTGCCTCTGGAAAACTTTAAAATAGAAAAAGTAATCTTGAGGATGATAACTAATGGCGATACTACGCTTAGAGAATGGGACAACCTATACCCAGTTAGCCGACATTAGTCTGGAATTGGCCAAATTAAATGTTACTTTAAACTATTGGCCGATCGAAAACGAAGCCACCCGTCAGCTACTTAAGCAAGCTTCTCTGACTGACGAAGAAAAAGAAATAGTTTTAACCAGCTTAGACGGTTATTTTGAGCAACTTAAGCAAGAAGCGGGTTATCAAGCCAGAGATTTAATCGTTTTACACCCTGAAATTCCCAATCTCGACACTTTACTGGCCAAATTCGAGCGCTGTCACACCCACGCTGACGATGAGGTGCGTTATATCATTGATGGGGAAGGGGTTTTTGGCTTTGTTTTTCCCGATGGTTCTCAGGGGGAATTAACTATTCAACCTCAAGAATATATCAATGTTCCCGCCCATAGCGAACACTGGTTTCACCTCACTGCCAGTAAACGAGTTAAAGCAGTGCGTTACTTCACCACTACCGCCGGATGGGTTCCCGAATACACGGAGACTGTCATTCGTTTTCCTAGTTTAACAGCCCTGTAGCCTTTGGTTTTCGGCGATCGCTCTCCCAAGACAGATGAGTTTTGCGGGGATGACAACGCCGGCAGCCACAATCTGTTAAGCGGCAAATTTGTCCTGTGGAAAATCTCCCGTCTAGTGCCTAGCTTGACGGGAGATTGTCTCAATTCGGGGGATTGGCGTGATAGATTTAGTCTAAGCCGAATTGATTGCCCCGTTTGTACTGTAAATAGGCGGCAACGAACAAACCCGCTAGGGTAATGGGAATTAAGCCTAGGACAATCCCTAGCACTAAAGGTTCAATCACGTCTGTACTCCTTGGATTAGCAATTTTTCACCCCTATTTTATCCTAGCAGGGGTTGCCCGCGAAAGATAGGGCGGACAGCAGGTAGATAGGGCGATCGCAGACAATTCTTAAATGTCAGATACCTGGCAAAAATCAAACATCTTCCCTTATGGGAGCAGGGAGTGGGGTGTAGGGTGTGGGGTGTGGGGTGTGTGAAATTTCCCTAAATCCCTATCTCCCTATCTCCCTATCTCCCTATCTCCCTAAATCCCTGTCTCGGAGTCTCCTGACTCCCCAAAAGGAAAACGGCTCTCTTGGGTTTGGTGGGTAAAATGTATTCTAAGATACAGTCTTGCCAGCGAGCGACTGGAACGAACCACAAAGACACAAAGGACACAAAGATTGATCGGTTCTATATAAGTTAAACTTATCACACAAAGAATAAGAGAGCCGGAAAACTTCGTATCTCACAATTAATATAACTGCTATATCGGATTTTTGGCATAATTAATTTTTCAAGGATAAAAAACCTAGAAATCAGATTTTAGGAATGTAAACAAGTTGAATATCGATTTTAGGCGTTGCTGAATCAAGGTATTAATGCCAACTGTGCAGGTTCCCGTGCAAAAGTTAGTTTGGGTCTAGGTTTTAAGAAATTCCACCAAAAAAAATTCAGATCTCAAATCAGGAACGCCTAAAATGAAAATGGCATCGATTGTGAATGGGTGACGTTGCATAACGTAGCGAAATGCTTCTCGCAAGAGGGAGATGTTTTCGGGTTCGCACAAGAATTTTTGACGCTTGTGGGTGACAAGAGTAAAAAAGTAAGTTCCTCCCTCAATTTTTGCCCTTCGATACTGCATAATAAGTATTGATTATTTTGGCGCATAATCCCCCTTGTAGGTTGGATTGACCCAAGGAAACCCAACTATAGTAATCATGACAATTATCGTCGGTTGGTTTGACTACGAAACTACAGTAGGTTGGGTTGACCTAAGGAAACCCAACTATAGTACGGTTGGATTGACCCAAGGAAACCCCACAAAAAGCCATGAGAGGAGGGGAATAGCGATCGCTAATTCCGACGGATTTAGGTGTTGGCTGTTGGGTTTCGCTCTCCCCTAAAATCGAGAGGTTTTCTTTAACCTATTGATTCGCTCAACCCAACCTACAAAACTGATCACTGAAATGTTGGGTTTCGCTTTCCCTTAAAATCGAGAGGTTTTCTTTAACCTATTGATTCGCTCAACCCAACCTACGGACTAATATTGTCAATGACTATGTACAATTATTATTAACTTCGATCAAACAGGGAGTTTCCCAAGCTAATCCACCCAGTCAGGTTACTTGAGAATTTGGCTTACAAGTTGGGGGTAAAACGGGGATTCCTTTAGTGACAAAAGGTTCAGCACAAGCTAATATTAAGTTAGCTATTGAATGGAAATTTAACCAAGATAAGGGAGGTTAGTATGCAAGTTCAAATCGAAAAACGGTATTATACACCGGAAGAATATTGTCGGCTAGAAGAAACAGCAGAATACAAAAATGAATATTTAGATGGAGAAATTATTCCTATGACGGGAGCAACAACCAATCATAATCTGATTGCTGGTAATTTTTATAAAAATTTTCCAGCTAAGATTAATAATGAAGATTATTGGACTTTCATGAGTGATGTACGGTTATGGATGCCGACATATCGCTTTTATACTTATCCTGATGTAATGGTGATTAAAGGCAAACCATTATATGAAGGAAAAGGCACAAATACTGTAACTAATGCCTTAATTATTGTCGAGGTTTTATCGAAATCTACTAGAGATTATGACCGCACTGATAAGTTTAAGTTTTATCGCTCAATTCCTGACTTTAAGGAATATATTTTAATTGATCAATACCGTTATTATGTGGAACAATTTTATCAACAAAATAATGGAGAATGGTTGTTTAAATTTTATGAATCAGAGAATGATGTTTTAAGGTTGTATTCTGTAGATATTCAAATTTCACTGCTGGATATTTATCAACGAATTGACTTTAATTTAAGTGAAGAATAATGATTAAATCCCATCTCAATTATCTACCAAAATCAGTTAATATTGCGATTCTCAAAATCAAGAAGGAAACCCAACAAAAAAATAAGAGGATCGAAATAGCGATCGCCATTTTCAAATCCTATAGTAATCATAGCAATTATCGTCCGTTGGGTTGAACCAAGGAAACCCAACTATAGACGAAAGGAACCCCAACAAAAAGATTCAGACGGATTTAGGTGTTGGGTGTTGGGTTTCGCTTTCCCTGAGAATTGAGAGGTTTTCTTTAACATATTTATTTGCTCAACCCAACCTACGGACTACGGACTTTATGAACGGTGGCTAAATAAGTAATCATTATGTTTCTCATTTCAGGTTCGCATTAGATTATATTCTTCGCGGATTGATGAAGTTAGAGATTCCACTAAGATTAATTTTTCCTCAATTGACAGGGTTTTTCCTTGTTTAATTAATGTTTGTAAAGGCATTTTTTTCAAATCAAATTCAGGCACAAGTAGAGCCAATTCTTTTGTTTGTTGATTTTGTAAGTCAGTAATTAACTCTTGTAAAAATAGAAAATCATTACTTAAGTCTGAAATTTCATCTTCATATTTTTCGAGAGTTTCTAGTTGTTGAATACGGTCACTATAATTTTTGAGAAGGGCTTCGAGAGCTTCGATAATAAATTGGATGTCTTTAAATGATAGAGTTTTCATAGTTTACCTCAACTTACACGATAAAAAAATTCACCAATTACCCTTAAGGCTTGTTGATAGGTTTCTATTGACATGGGAAATAAGGGTTTCCATAACCAGTGATTACCTCGATCATTAATTAATTCTAGCTCACTGGGAATAGAATTCCCCCGATCTAGTTTCCACCAGTTGTTTCCTATTCCCTGAACGGAAAAGGTGGAAATTCCCCCCGGTGTTTGTCCATCGACAAGGGTTTCTTTTACCCATATTTGCCCATTATTTTCATAGATGGCAATATCTTTGTTAGGACGAACATGATCCATTCTGGGAGATGTAGCATTACCTCTACGGTATAAATCAACGGGTGTTTTTATCATTTGTCACCTCCCTAATTCGCGTAAAAGTTGCATCACCTCTTCATAAGTTGCCATATTATCCTGCTGGAGGAATAATATAGCTGCTTGTTGTAGATAAATTTTTACTTTTTCGGTTTGTTTTAATATGGCACATAAAAGACCACGACTACGGACTATAGTAATCATAGCAATTATCGTCGGTTGGATTGACGTAAGGAAACCCAACAAAAAGATTCAGACAGATTTAGGTGTTGGGTGTTGGGTTTCGCTTTCCCTGAGAATT
This Microcystis wesenbergii NRERC-220 DNA region includes the following protein-coding sequences:
- the petG gene encoding cytochrome b6-f complex subunit V is translated as MIEPLVLGIVLGLIPITLAGLFVAAYLQYKRGNQFGLD
- a CDS encoding Uma2 family endonuclease — encoded protein: MQVQIEKRYYTPEEYCRLEETAEYKNEYLDGEIIPMTGATTNHNLIAGNFYKNFPAKINNEDYWTFMSDVRLWMPTYRFYTYPDVMVIKGKPLYEGKGTNTVTNALIIVEVLSKSTRDYDRTDKFKFYRSIPDFKEYILIDQYRYYVEQFYQQNNGEWLFKFYESENDVLRLYSVDIQISLLDIYQRIDFNLSEE
- a CDS encoding NAD-dependent epimerase/dehydratase family protein yields the protein MTRQVLITGGAGFVGSSLGLGLAQLYPDWKIIALDNLKRRGSELNIPRLKQAGIEFVHGDVRNAEDLEASALPVDLILECSAEPSVLAGYTSPGYVLQTNLIGTINCLELARQTQADFIFLSTSRVYPITYLNQLNYTETDTRFQLSEQQDLPGVSAFGISEQFPLDLPRSLYGSTKLASELIINEYGDAYGLRTLINRCGVLTGPWQMGKVDQGVFALWVANHYFQKSLKYIGYGGTGKQVRDFLHVADLLDLIDIQIANLEQFKGQTFNVGGGQDFSLSLYETTKLCQEITGNSIMIEAVPENRTGDMPIFITDSRKISSITGWQPQRDGRKLIQDIFDWIYTHEKELKGIF
- a CDS encoding class I SAM-dependent methyltransferase, which codes for MLDEQVTRQMEYLKRLYESRFNPQERKAKLALWKVLVNNFLQNYVTVNDTVLDIGGGYCEFINQIRSKNKYLIDLNPDAKVFANPDVTVLNLNILSINEQQKLDIRFDKIFISNFFEHLNSAEELIEVLGFCYDILTPGGSLLVIQPNFKYSYKEYYDFIDHKLPITHLSLKELLETIGFRIDTLIPRFLPFSTKGRPASPTLLKIYLKFPIFWNFLGGQLFVKATKPR
- a CDS encoding 1,2-dihydroxy-3-keto-5-methylthiopentene dioxygenase; the protein is MAILRLENGTTYTQLADISLELAKLNVTLNYWPIENEATRQLLKQASLTDEEKEIVLTSLDGYFEQLKQEAGYQARDLIVLHPEIPNLDTLLAKFERCHTHADDEVRYIIDGEGVFGFVFPDGSQGELTIQPQEYINVPAHSEHWFHLTASKRVKAVRYFTTTAGWVPEYTETVIRFPSLTAL